The following proteins are co-located in the Micromonospora coriariae genome:
- a CDS encoding SDR family NAD(P)-dependent oxidoreductase, translated as MTVQIDLTGRTALVTGSTQGIGAAIAAGLARAGARVAVNGRTAASVQQAAVALRSEVSGADVIEVDADVASDEGTARTLDLLPAVDILVNNLGVFGPTPALEISDDEWRRYFEVNVLAGVRLTRAYLPRMMERGWGRVQYIASDSAVAIPAEMIHYGVSKTALLGVSRGFAKAAAGTGVTVNSVLAGPTHTGGVEAFISELMGDKLPWDEAQREFMRQHRPQSLLQRLIEPEEIANMVTYLASPLASATTGAAVRVDGGYVDAIIP; from the coding sequence ATGACGGTTCAGATCGATCTCACCGGTAGGACCGCGCTGGTCACCGGTTCGACCCAGGGGATCGGCGCCGCCATCGCCGCCGGCCTCGCCCGCGCGGGGGCCCGGGTGGCGGTCAACGGCCGCACCGCCGCCAGCGTCCAGCAGGCGGCGGTGGCGTTGCGGAGCGAGGTCTCCGGCGCCGACGTGATCGAGGTCGATGCCGACGTGGCCAGCGACGAGGGCACGGCCCGGACCCTCGACCTGCTGCCCGCCGTCGACATTCTCGTAAACAATCTCGGCGTCTTCGGCCCCACTCCCGCGCTGGAGATCTCGGATGACGAGTGGCGTCGCTACTTCGAGGTGAACGTCCTGGCCGGCGTCCGACTGACCCGCGCCTACCTGCCCCGGATGATGGAACGCGGCTGGGGACGCGTGCAGTACATCGCCAGCGACTCGGCGGTCGCGATCCCGGCGGAAATGATCCACTACGGTGTCTCCAAGACGGCACTGCTCGGCGTCTCGCGCGGGTTCGCGAAGGCTGCCGCCGGCACGGGCGTGACGGTCAACTCCGTGCTCGCCGGGCCCACCCACACCGGCGGCGTCGAGGCCTTCATCTCCGAACTCATGGGCGACAAACTGCCGTGGGACGAGGCGCAGCGGGAGTTCATGCGACAGCACCGGCCGCAGTCCCTGCTTCAGCGGCTGATCGAACCCGAGGAGATCGCCAACATGGTCACCTACCTCGCCTCTCCCCTCGCCTCCGCGACGACCGGCGCCGCGGTCCGGGTCGACGGCGGCTACGTCGACGCGATCATCCCGTAA